From one Trifolium pratense cultivar HEN17-A07 linkage group LG1, ARS_RC_1.1, whole genome shotgun sequence genomic stretch:
- the LOC123920178 gene encoding golgin candidate 5-like yields MARRRQTHKPFSLVLKGTMAELLRDGMFHYMEHDFKNAKFTSFGHADFNRMRSIFARREKVTFDEETEKAENLKAERLKMDAEIKEKEAESQNKDAQLKEKEAEVPMKEDQVLRKEVEVRRKKAAVVRRQKALDIQELRAEVRKKKSAEIKMLKAEIRKLQAEIRKLKTEIRKLQAEIRKLETEIPKLQAKIPKLKAKIPKLEAAIEKQKVDFDKYKDQFANYKLIYEARFKALEDQIPQKAESSKAAAGEQSVGGIP; encoded by the exons ATGGCTCGGCGTCGTCAAACTCATAAACCCTTCAGTTTAGTTTTGAAG GGGACCATGGCGGAGCTTTTGCGTGACGGTATGTTCCATTATATGGAACACGACTTTAAGAATGCGAAATTTACTTCTTTTGGCCATGCTGACTTTAACCGTATG AGGAGTATCTTTGCTCGTAGGGAGAAAGTGACGTTTGATGAGGAAACTGAGAAGGCTGAAAACCTGAAAGCTGAAAGACTAAAGATGGATGCTGAAATTAAGGAGAAGGAAGCTGAAAGTCAAAACAAGGATGCTCAACTTAAGGAGAAGGAAGCTGAAGTTCCGATGAAGGAAGATCAAGTTCTGAGGAAGGAAGTTGAAGTGAGGAGGAAGAAAGCTGCTGTTGTTCGAAGGCAGAAAGCTCTTGATATTCAAGAGCTCAGAGCTGAAGTTCGTAAGAAGAAATCTGCTGAAATTAAAATGCTGAAAGCTGAAATTCGAAAGCTGCAAGCTGAAATTCGAAAGCTGAAAACTGAAATTAGAAAGCTGCAAGCTGAAATTCGAAAGCTGGAAACTGAAATTCCAAAGCTGCAAGCTAAAATTCCAAAGCTGAAAGCTAAAATTCCAAAGCTGGAAGCTGCAATTGAAAAGCAGAAAGTTGATTTTGATAAGTACAAAGATCAATTTGCTAACTACAAACTTATATATGAAGCTAGATTTAAAGCGTTAGAAGATCAAATCCCGCAGAAAGCTGAAAGTTCTAAAGCAGCAGCCGGAGAACAAAGTGTTGGAGGCATTCCTTGA